The sequence AATGGCATGAGCAAGCTAAAAAAGCTGAAGCTTATCTCTTAAAAACCCAGGATCCTACCAAGATCACCTATAAAGATGATGCCGGTCATACCGACGATATCGCCGGTGTATCCATTCATGTTGTTGAGTTCTTTGATCTGGCTAAAGCTGCTTTAGACAAAGGACCCATTGCCCAAGGTTCTTATAAAGACGGCATCTACTATGCTGCCGAAGAAGCTTTCAAAGGCGGCTGGAAGTATATGACCAGCATCGTCGTTAAAAACGGAGCCATCGTCGGTGTTGATTGGAATGGTATCCCCGAAGATGCTACCAAGCCGAATAAAGACGTTCAATCCACTAGCGGCGATTACAAACTCGCTCCTGGAAACCAAGGTGAATGGGCTGTGCAAGCTCAAAAAGCCGAAGAGTATCTCTTAAAGACCCAAGATCCGACCAAGATCAACTATAAGGATGATGCCGGTCATTCCGATGATATCGCTGGAGTATCCGTAACAGTTGGTGAGTTCTTCAAACTGGCTCAAAAGGCCCTCGAAGGTGCCAAATAATAGGGTTTAGGCAAGAATACTAATACCATGAAGAAGCGGTTTCGGCTGCTTCTTCATTTCTTTCTTCTATAAAATAATACTGTTTCATACTATAATAAAGCTTGGGACAAGATGATTACTCGCCAAGATGGAGGTTTTCTTCTACTATGCAAAATCTAAGACCGTCATCCTTCAAATCTCGGTTGCTTGTGATGTTAATTTGTGTATGTTTAAGCTTTTCCCTGGTGGGATGCTTGTCTGCAGAGACCAAGGTGAAAGAATTTGAACCTGTCGTCGAAACAACTTTTTTGATGGGGACAGTGGCCAAGATTACCATCTACGATGAGATAAAAGATAAGGAGATCTTTCAGAGGGTTTTTGATCGTCTCACCGATATTGAGCAAAGAATGACGATTAATGATGACTATCCGAATAGTGAGATAATCCACTTGAATAAAGTTTCCGGCAAGGAGTTTGTGAAAATAAACCCCGATACATTTTTTGTTTTAGAGAAAGCGAAATATTTCGCTGAGCTTTCTCAAGGAAAATTCGATATCACTATCGGTCCCATTGTCAAGCTTTGGAATATCGGCTCGGATAATGCCCGGGTTCCTGGTATTGATGAAATAAATGAGAAATTGCCCTTGGTGGATTATCATGATCTTATTCTCGATAAAGACAATTCCAGTGCTAAGCTGAACCAAGAGGGTATGGTGGTGGATTTAGGAGCTATCGCCAAAGGGTATGCTGCCGATGAGGCGGTAAAGATCCTCAAAGAGGCTGGGATCGAGCATGCTATTGTTAATCTTGGCGGCAATATTGTGGCGATGAATACTAAACCCGATGGCTCCCTTTGGCGGCTTGGCTTGCAGGATCCTTATGAAATCAGGGGTAAATCCATGGGCGTGGTTCTGCTCAATGACCAGACCTTGGTCTCATCCGGGACCTATGAACGGTACTTCGAAGAAGATGGCAAAGTATATCATCACCTGATTGATCCGGACACAGGCTATCCTGGCGAAAATGGGTTGATCAGTGTTTCCATCATTACGAAAGAATCTGTGAATGCCGATGGCTTATCCACCGGGACCTTCCTGCTCGGCCTTGAGGAAGGGATGAAAATGATTGAAAAGATTCCTGACACGGAAGCGATATTCGTCACCGCCGATAAAAAGGTATATGTAACGTCAGGCATCAACAGCTCCAACTTTGAAATCACCAACCCTGATTATCATCTGCAGACGACACCTTCCCCAGAGGCCAAATAGGTGGTTGATTTCCTATCGTTCAGT comes from Desulfitobacterium chlororespirans DSM 11544 and encodes:
- a CDS encoding FAD:protein FMN transferase, yielding MGCLSAETKVKEFEPVVETTFLMGTVAKITIYDEIKDKEIFQRVFDRLTDIEQRMTINDDYPNSEIIHLNKVSGKEFVKINPDTFFVLEKAKYFAELSQGKFDITIGPIVKLWNIGSDNARVPGIDEINEKLPLVDYHDLILDKDNSSAKLNQEGMVVDLGAIAKGYAADEAVKILKEAGIEHAIVNLGGNIVAMNTKPDGSLWRLGLQDPYEIRGKSMGVVLLNDQTLVSSGTYERYFEEDGKVYHHLIDPDTGYPGENGLISVSIITKESVNADGLSTGTFLLGLEEGMKMIEKIPDTEAIFVTADKKVYVTSGINSSNFEITNPDYHLQTTPSPEAK